In Anabas testudineus chromosome 12, fAnaTes1.2, whole genome shotgun sequence, one genomic interval encodes:
- the LOC113157991 gene encoding fibroblast growth factor receptor 1-A-like isoform X1 — MSSPCSHLMLLSCILLVLLVQLPQTQSRPTAEDTDTERPPQRPILQAGLPANQTAVVGSDVEFMCRVFSDLQPHIQWLKHIIVNGEKTGPDGLPYVRVLKTAGLNTTLGEMEVLTLRNVTLDDAGEYTCLAGNSVGISYHSAWLTVVEAPPPPLPRPSKVYLRIFFFSLGCFIIITLTATAIICRLCNAKKKSDFDNQSF, encoded by the exons ATGTCTTCTCCCTGTTCCCACCTGATGCTGCTGTCCTGCATcctgctggttctgctggtcCAGCTTCCTCAGACTCAGTCCAGACCGACCGCagaggacacagacacag AGCGTCCTCCTCAAAGACCGATCCTGCAGGCCGGTTTGCCCGCTAACCAAACTGCAGTGGTTGGTAGCGATGTGGAGTTTATGTGTCGAGTGTTTAGCGACCTGCAGCCTCACATCCAGTGGCTCAAACACATCATTGTCAATGGCGAGAAAACAGGACCAGACGGATTACCATACGTCCGCGTTCtcaag actgcaggtttaaacacaacacttgGAGAAATGGAGGTTTTGACTCTGAGGAACGTGACTCTGGATGATGCTGGGGAGTACACGTGTCTGGCAGGAAACTCTGTCGGGATCTCATACCACTCTGCGTGGCTCACTGTGGTCGAAG CGCCGCCCCCCCCCCTTCCTAGGCCTTCTAAGGTATACTTGAGGATCTTCTTCTTTAGCCTTGGgtgtttcatcatcatcaccctcACTGCCACAGCAATCATCTGCAGACTCTGCAACGCCAAGAAGAAGAGCGACTTTGACAACCAGTCATTTTGA
- the LOC113157991 gene encoding fibroblast growth factor receptor 1-A-like isoform X2 yields the protein MSSPCSHLMLLSCILLVLLVQLPQTQSRPTAEDTDTERPPQRPILQAGLPANQTAVVGSDVEFMCRVFSDLQPHIQWLKHIIVNGEKTGPDGLPYVRVLKTAGLNTTLGEMEVLTLRNVTLDDAGEYTCLAGNSVGISYHSAWLTVVEGVC from the exons ATGTCTTCTCCCTGTTCCCACCTGATGCTGCTGTCCTGCATcctgctggttctgctggtcCAGCTTCCTCAGACTCAGTCCAGACCGACCGCagaggacacagacacag AGCGTCCTCCTCAAAGACCGATCCTGCAGGCCGGTTTGCCCGCTAACCAAACTGCAGTGGTTGGTAGCGATGTGGAGTTTATGTGTCGAGTGTTTAGCGACCTGCAGCCTCACATCCAGTGGCTCAAACACATCATTGTCAATGGCGAGAAAACAGGACCAGACGGATTACCATACGTCCGCGTTCtcaag actgcaggtttaaacacaacacttgGAGAAATGGAGGTTTTGACTCTGAGGAACGTGACTCTGGATGATGCTGGGGAGTACACGTGTCTGGCAGGAAACTCTGTCGGGATCTCATACCACTCTGCGTGGCTCACTGTGGTCGAAG GTGTCTGTTGA
- the LOC113157993 gene encoding cGMP-dependent protein kinase 1-like yields MTALRRWGRQFFITVSAPPHTKKKQQSRWRRGLSLLQAEADFFSSVSLDDFNIICTLGMGGFSRVELVQLKNDPNRSFALKVLKKRHILDTSQQGHILSERRAGCSKDGLILFFLFWQHHVESSSA; encoded by the exons ATGACCGCACTGCGCCGCTGGGGGCGGCAgttcttcatcactgtctccGCTCCGCCACACACgaagaagaaacaacaatcAAGATGGCGGCGTGGTTTGTCCCT ACTGCAGGCGGAGGCAGATTTCTTCTCCAGTGTCTCACTTGATGACTTCAACATCATCTGCACTCTGGGGATGGGAGGCTTCAGCCGTGTGGAGCTG gtgcAATTAAAGAACGATCCCAATCGATCGTTTGCCCTGAAAGTGTTGAAGAAGCGTCACATCCTGGACACCAGCCAGCAGGGTCACATCCTGTCCGAGCGCCGGGCAGGATGTTCGAAGGATGGACtcatacttttctttttattctggCAACATCATGTTGAATCATCATCAGCATAG
- the LOC113159044 gene encoding cGMP-dependent protein kinase 1-like: protein MMRTGLIKHSQYTDFLRSVPSFQSLPEDVLSKLADVLEETHYSDGDYIIRQGATGDTFFIISKGQVNVSQHIPDNEEQVTMKTLSKGDWFGEQALKGEDVRTASITAVGDVTCLVIDRESFKQLIGGLNDVHNRQYDSDEVKAKLQAEADFFSSVSLDDFNIICTLGMGGFSRVELVQLKNDPNRSFALKVLKKRHILDTSQQGHILSERHIMMEAHSPFIIRLYRTFRDSKYLYMLMEACLGGELWTLLRDRGSFDDSSTRFYTGCVIEALAFVHSRGIIYRDLKPENIILDHRGYAKLVDFGFAKKVGLGKKTWTFCGTPEYVAPEIILNKGHDSSADCWSLGILIFELLSGSPPFSGSDPMKTYNIILRGIDMIEFPKKITKSAANLIKRLCRDNPSERLGNQKNGVKDIQKHKWFEGFNWDGLRLGTIEPPFTPTVDGPLDNSNFDYFPEDTEDPPPDEESGWDLEF from the exons ATGATGAGGACTGGTCTTATCAAACACTCCCAGTACACAGACTTCCTGCGCAG CGTTCCCTCTTTTCAGTCGCTACCTGAGGATGTTCTCAGCAAACTGGCCGATGTTTTGGAGGAG ACTCATTACAGTGATGGTGATTACATTATTCGTCAGGGAGCCACCGGAGACACATTCTTCATCATCAGTAAAGGACAG GTGAACGTCTCACAGCACATCCCAGACAACGAGGAGCAGGTGACGATGAAGACTCTTTCTAAAGGGGACTGGTTTGGAGAGCAGGCGCTCAAAgg CGAGGACGTTCGCACAGCCAGTATCACAGCTGTGGGAGACGTCACGTGTCTGGTCATTGATAGAGA GTCCTTCAAACAGCTGATTGGAGGACTGAACGACGTACACAACAGGCAGTACGACAGCGATGAAGTCAAGGCAAA ACTGCAGGCGGAGGCAGATTTCTTCTCCAGTGTCTCACTTGATGACTTCAACATCATCTGCACTCTGGGGATGGGAGGCTTCAGCCGTGTGGAGCTG gtgcAATTAAAGAACGATCCCAATCGATCGTTTGCCCTGAAAGTGTTGAAGAAGCGTCACATCCTGGACACCAGCCAGCAGGGTCACATCCTGTCCGAGCGCCACATCATGATGGAGGCTCACAGCCCCTTCATCATCAG gttgtATCGGACCTTCAGAGACTCCAAATATCTCTACATGCTGATGGAGGCTTGTCTCGGAGGAGAACTGTGGACACTACTCAGGGACAG AGGTTCATTTGATGACAGCTCCACGCGGTTTTACACGGGCTGCGTCATCGAGGCTCTGGCTTTCGTGCACTCCAGAGGAATCATCTACAGAGACCTGAAACCTGAGAACATCATATTGGACCACCGTGGATACGCCAAACTG gTGGACTTTGGCTTTGCTAAGAAGGTGGGTCTGGGTAAGAAGACGTGGACATTTTGTGGGACTCCTGAATACGTCGCCCCAGAGATCATCCTGAATAAAGGCCACGACAGCTCTGCTGACTGCTGGTCTTTGGGAATACTGATCTTTGAGCTGCTCAGTGGAAG TCCTCCATTTTCTGGCTCTGATCCTATGAAGACTTATAACATCATCCTGAGAGGCATCGACATGATTGAGTTTCCCAAGAAGATCACAAAGAGCGCAGCGAATCTCATCAAACGACTCTGCAG ggaCAATCCTTCAGAGAGGCTTGGAAATCAGAAAAATGGAGTGAAGGACATCCAGAAACACAA GTGGTTTGAGGGCTTCAACTGGGACGGCCTTCGACTGGGAACCATAGAGCCTCCATTCACACCCACG GTGGACGGACCGCTGGACAACAGCAACTTTGACTATTTCCCAGAGGACACCGAAGACCCTCCTCCCGATGAAGAGTCCGGTTGGGATCTTGAGTTTTAA
- the stc1l gene encoding stanniocalcin 1, like — protein MMPGSALLLLLVLSSAACFQVLPEEPAPRRARFSANSPGDVARCLNGAVAVGCEFFSCLENSTCDTDGMHEICELFLHTAATFNTEGKTFVKKALHCISQGISEKVSHTIRRCNIFQRMIAEVQEECYTKFDICTVARTNPDAIGEVVQMPTHFPNRYYTTMLQTLQACDKDTVGVVRDGLVSRLGPDMETFLQLIQNKPCTTDSDSAAYNNPSSWRNMPVLNIQPGFRGRDPTHLFARKRSLDDNDVHAEN, from the exons ATGATGCCCGGATCCGCTCTGCTCCTGCTTCTCGTCCTCAGCTCCGCCGCCTGTTTCCAGGTGCTGCCGGAGGAACCTGCTCCCCGCCGGGCACGGTTCTCTGCAAACAGCCCGG GTGACGTGGCCAGATGTTTGAACGGAGCTGTGGCCGTGGGCTGCGAGTTCTTTTCCTGTCTGGAGAACTCGACCTGCGACACTGACGGGATGCATGAAATCTGTGAACTCTTCCTCCACACAGCTGCTACCTTCAACACAGag GGTAAAACCTTTGTCAAGAAGGCTCTGCACTGCATTTCCCAGGGGATCTCAGAGAAAGTGTCCCACACAATCCGCCGCTGTAACATCTTCCAGAGGATGATCGCTGAG GTTCAAGAAGAGTGTTACACCAAGTTTGACATCTGCACTGTGGCTCGCACCAACCCTGATGCTATTGGAGAAGTGGTGCAGATGCCGACTCACTTCCCCAACAG GTACTACACTACAATGCTGCAGACTCTGCAGGCCTGCGATAAAGACACCGTGGGGGTGGTGAGGGACGGCCTCGTTTCCAGGTTGGGCCCAGACATGGAGACGTTCCTCCAGCTCATCCAGAACAAACCCTGCACCACCGACTCCGACTCTGCCGCTTACAACAACCCCTCCAGCTGGAGAAACATGCCCGTGCTGAACATCCAGCCCGGCTTCAGAGGTCGAGATCCCACCCACCTGTTTGCCAGGAAGAGATCTCTGGATGACAACGACGTCCACGCTGAGAATTAG
- the LOC113158992 gene encoding fibroblast growth factor receptor 1-A-like isoform X2: MSSPCSHLMLLSCILLVLLVQFPQTQSRPTAEDTDTADAVKSSEDEEDDESSSEENKLSNELSTSNEKFQPLAPQWVMPEKMEKQLHAVPVSKTVKFRCQATGNPVPSLRWYRNGEEIRKDQRIGGFKIRDHAWTLIMESVVPSDKGNYTCVVENEYGSIKHTYIMDVVERSPHRPILQAGLPANQTAVVGSNVEFVCRVFSDPQPHIQWLKHITVNGSREGPDGHPYVLILKDTGLNTTDKEIQVLTLRNVTLDDAGEYSCLAGNSIGVSHHSAWLTVVEDLPPSPLPSQAYWEIFIYCLGSFIIIILTATAIICRLCCVPKKSDFNNQLAVQKLAKSIPLKRQVSVESSSSLQSGTCLMRQSRLSSAATTILAGVSEYELPYDPVWELPRDRLTLGKPLGEGCFGQVVLAEAVGIDKNKPTRVTKVAVKMLKADATEKDLSDLISEMEMMKMIGKHKNIINLLGACTQDGPLYVVVEYASQGNLREYLRTHRPVGLEYWSGSRQSLLGSLEIRELVSAAYQVARGMAYLASKKCIHRDLAARNVLVTEDNVMKIADFGLARDIHHIDYYKKTTNGRLPVKWMAPEALFDRIYTHQSDVWSFGVLLWEIFTLGGSPYPGVPVEELFKLLKEGHRMEKPSACTQELYLMMRDCWHAVPSCRPTFQQLVEDLDRTLCLMANQEYLDLAVPLVQFSPVGSSHSAPST, translated from the exons CACTAGCACCTCAGTGGGTAATGccagagaagatggagaagcAGCTCCACGCGGTTCCTGTCAGTAAAACCGTCAAGTTTCGATGCCAAGCGACTGGAAATCCAGTTCCCAGCCTGCGCTGGTACAGAAACGGGGAGGAGATCAGGAAAGACCAAAGAATCGGAGGCTTTAAG ATCAGAGACCACGCGTGGACTCTGATAATGGAGTCAGTGGTTCCATCTGATAAAGGGAACTACACCTGTGTGGTGGAGAATGAATATGGGAGCATCAAACACACCTACATCATGGATGTAGTTG AGCGTTCTCCTCACAGACCGATTCTGCAGGCCGGTTTGCCCGCTAACCAAACTGCAGTGGTTGGTAGCAATGTGGAGTTTGTGTGTCGAGTGTTTAGCGACCCGCAGCCTCACATCCAGTGGCTCAAACACATCACCGTCAACGGCAGCAGAGAGGGACCTGACGGACACCCATACGTCCTCATTCtcaag gATACAGGTTTAAACACAACAGATAAAGAGATTCAGGTTTTGACTCTGAGGAACGTGACTCTGGATGATGCTGGGGAGTACAGCTGCTTGGCAGGAAACTCTATCGGCGTCTCACACCACTCTGCGTGGCTCACTGTGGTCGAAG ACCTGCCCCCCTCCCCTTTGCCCTCTCAGGCGTACTGGGAGATCTTCATATATTGCCTCGGGTCTTTCATCATTATCATCCTCACTGCAACTGCAATCATCTGCAGACTGTGCTGTGTCCCGAAGAAGAGCGACTTCAACAACCAGTTAGCTGTTCAGAAACTAGCCAAGAGCATTCCTCTGAAGAGACAG GTGTCTGTTGAGTCCTCGTCCTCCCTGCAGTCAGGGACGTGTTTGATGCGTCAGTCTCGTCTCTCCAGTGCAGCCACCACCATCCTGGCCGGCGTGTCAGAGTATGAACTTCCCTATGATCCTGTCTGGGAGCTGCCTCGAGACCG gCTGACTCTGGGGAAGCCCCTGGGTGAAGGCTGCTTTGGTCAGGTGGTTCTGGCTGAGGCTGTCGGCATCGACAAAAATAAACCCACACGTGTCACCAAAGTGGCTGTGAAGATGCTGAAAG CGGACGCCACAGAGAAAGACCTGTCTGACCTGATCTCTGAAAtggagatgatgaagatgatcgGTAAACACAAGAACATCATCAACCTGCTGGGAGCCTGCACGCAGGACG GCCCTCTGTATGTCGTGGTGGAGTACGCCTCACAGGGGAATCTGAGGGAGTATCTCCGCACTCATCGACCCGTCGGGTTGGAGTACTGGAGCGGCTCGAGGCAGTCTCTGCTCGGCAGTTTGGAGATCAGGGAGCTGGTGTCTGCTGCGTACCAGGTGGCCAGAGGAATGGCATACCTCGCTTCAAAGAAG TGTATCCACAGAGACCTGGCAGCCAGAAATGTGCTGGTCACCGAGGATAATGTGATGAAGATAGCGGACTTCGGTCTGGCCCGAGATATCCACCACATCGACTACTACAAGAAGACCACAAAT GGTCGTCTTCCTGTGAAGTGGATGGCACCAGAAGCTTTATTTGACCGTATCTATACACATCAAAGTGACGT GTGGTCGTTTGGAGTCTTGCTGTGGGAGATTTTCACCCTTGGGGGTTCTCCTTACCCTGGAGTCCCTGTGGAGGAGCTCTTTAAACTGCTAAAGGAGGGACACCGCATGGAAAAACCCTCTGCGTGCACTCAGGAGCT gTACCTGATGATGAGAGACTGCTGGCACGCCGTCCCATCCTGCAGACCCACTTTCCAGCAGCTGGTGGAAGATTTAGACCGCACACTGTGTCTCATGGCTAACCAG GAGTACCTTGACCTGGCTGTTCCTCTGGTCCAGTTCTCTCCTGTCGGCTCCTCTCATTCAGCTCCTTCCACATAG
- the LOC113158992 gene encoding fibroblast growth factor receptor 1-A-like isoform X1: MSSPCSHLMLLSCILLVLLVQFPQTQSRPTAEDTDTALAPQWVMPEKMEKQLHAVPVSKTVKFRCQATGNPVPSLRWYRNGEEIRKDQRIGGFKIRDHAWTLIMESVVPSDKGNYTCVVENEYGSIKHTYIMDVVERSPHRPILQAGLPANQTAVVGSNVEFVCRVFSDPQPHIQWLKHITVNGSREGPDGHPYVLILKDTGLNTTDKEIQVLTLRNVTLDDAGEYSCLAGNSIGVSHHSAWLTVVEDLPPSPLPSQAYWEIFIYCLGSFIIIILTATAIICRLCCVPKKSDFNNQLAVQKLAKSIPLKRQVSVESSSSLQSGTCLMRQSRLSSAATTILAGVSEYELPYDPVWELPRDRLTLGKPLGEGCFGQVVLAEAVGIDKNKPTRVTKVAVKMLKADATEKDLSDLISEMEMMKMIGKHKNIINLLGACTQDGPLYVVVEYASQGNLREYLRTHRPVGLEYWSGSRQSLLGSLEIRELVSAAYQVARGMAYLASKKCIHRDLAARNVLVTEDNVMKIADFGLARDIHHIDYYKKTTNGRLPVKWMAPEALFDRIYTHQSDVWSFGVLLWEIFTLGGSPYPGVPVEELFKLLKEGHRMEKPSACTQELYLMMRDCWHAVPSCRPTFQQLVEDLDRTLCLMANQEYLDLAVPLVQFSPVGSSHSAPST; encoded by the exons CACTAGCACCTCAGTGGGTAATGccagagaagatggagaagcAGCTCCACGCGGTTCCTGTCAGTAAAACCGTCAAGTTTCGATGCCAAGCGACTGGAAATCCAGTTCCCAGCCTGCGCTGGTACAGAAACGGGGAGGAGATCAGGAAAGACCAAAGAATCGGAGGCTTTAAG ATCAGAGACCACGCGTGGACTCTGATAATGGAGTCAGTGGTTCCATCTGATAAAGGGAACTACACCTGTGTGGTGGAGAATGAATATGGGAGCATCAAACACACCTACATCATGGATGTAGTTG AGCGTTCTCCTCACAGACCGATTCTGCAGGCCGGTTTGCCCGCTAACCAAACTGCAGTGGTTGGTAGCAATGTGGAGTTTGTGTGTCGAGTGTTTAGCGACCCGCAGCCTCACATCCAGTGGCTCAAACACATCACCGTCAACGGCAGCAGAGAGGGACCTGACGGACACCCATACGTCCTCATTCtcaag gATACAGGTTTAAACACAACAGATAAAGAGATTCAGGTTTTGACTCTGAGGAACGTGACTCTGGATGATGCTGGGGAGTACAGCTGCTTGGCAGGAAACTCTATCGGCGTCTCACACCACTCTGCGTGGCTCACTGTGGTCGAAG ACCTGCCCCCCTCCCCTTTGCCCTCTCAGGCGTACTGGGAGATCTTCATATATTGCCTCGGGTCTTTCATCATTATCATCCTCACTGCAACTGCAATCATCTGCAGACTGTGCTGTGTCCCGAAGAAGAGCGACTTCAACAACCAGTTAGCTGTTCAGAAACTAGCCAAGAGCATTCCTCTGAAGAGACAG GTGTCTGTTGAGTCCTCGTCCTCCCTGCAGTCAGGGACGTGTTTGATGCGTCAGTCTCGTCTCTCCAGTGCAGCCACCACCATCCTGGCCGGCGTGTCAGAGTATGAACTTCCCTATGATCCTGTCTGGGAGCTGCCTCGAGACCG gCTGACTCTGGGGAAGCCCCTGGGTGAAGGCTGCTTTGGTCAGGTGGTTCTGGCTGAGGCTGTCGGCATCGACAAAAATAAACCCACACGTGTCACCAAAGTGGCTGTGAAGATGCTGAAAG CGGACGCCACAGAGAAAGACCTGTCTGACCTGATCTCTGAAAtggagatgatgaagatgatcgGTAAACACAAGAACATCATCAACCTGCTGGGAGCCTGCACGCAGGACG GCCCTCTGTATGTCGTGGTGGAGTACGCCTCACAGGGGAATCTGAGGGAGTATCTCCGCACTCATCGACCCGTCGGGTTGGAGTACTGGAGCGGCTCGAGGCAGTCTCTGCTCGGCAGTTTGGAGATCAGGGAGCTGGTGTCTGCTGCGTACCAGGTGGCCAGAGGAATGGCATACCTCGCTTCAAAGAAG TGTATCCACAGAGACCTGGCAGCCAGAAATGTGCTGGTCACCGAGGATAATGTGATGAAGATAGCGGACTTCGGTCTGGCCCGAGATATCCACCACATCGACTACTACAAGAAGACCACAAAT GGTCGTCTTCCTGTGAAGTGGATGGCACCAGAAGCTTTATTTGACCGTATCTATACACATCAAAGTGACGT GTGGTCGTTTGGAGTCTTGCTGTGGGAGATTTTCACCCTTGGGGGTTCTCCTTACCCTGGAGTCCCTGTGGAGGAGCTCTTTAAACTGCTAAAGGAGGGACACCGCATGGAAAAACCCTCTGCGTGCACTCAGGAGCT gTACCTGATGATGAGAGACTGCTGGCACGCCGTCCCATCCTGCAGACCCACTTTCCAGCAGCTGGTGGAAGATTTAGACCGCACACTGTGTCTCATGGCTAACCAG GAGTACCTTGACCTGGCTGTTCCTCTGGTCCAGTTCTCTCCTGTCGGCTCCTCTCATTCAGCTCCTTCCACATAG